ACCCTGCTGGACGCTGTGGTCACCACGGTGAAGAAGGGCGGCGCCGTTTCCATCCCCGGCTTCGGCTCCTTCAAGCAACACGCACGTGCCGCGCGCACCGGCGTGAACCCCAGCACCGGCGACAAGATCAAGATCGCTGCTGCCAAGCTGCCCAAGTTCACCCCGGGCGCCGGCTTCAAGGCCGCCGTGGACCCCAAGGCCGCCGCTCGCAAGGCTGCCAAGGCCGAAGCCAAGCCTGCCAAGGCAGCAGCCAAGCCCGCTGCCAAGCCTGCCAAAAAGGCCGCCAAGAAGTAATCGCAATGCAGGCCGCCAGGCCTGCCGCTTGCGCACGAGAGCCCGCCAGACCCTGGGTCTGCCGGGCTTTTCCTTTGGCCTTACAGTGAAGGCCTGACCGCCCCGACCCGCCATGTCTGCCAGCTCCCTGCGCGTGCTCTCGCTCATCCCACCGATGACGCAGCTCAACACGCCCTACCCCTCCACCGCCTACCTGACCGGCTTTCTGCGCTCGCGCGGCGTGCCGGCCACGCAGCAAGACCTGGCCCTGGGCCTGGTGCTCAAGCTGTTCTCGCGCGCGGGGCTGCAGGCGATGCGCACGCGCGTGCAGGCCCTGCCGGCGGCGCGCCAGACCCTGCAGCTGCAGAACTTCGAGGCCCAGTTCGAGCGCTATCTGGCCACCATCGCGCCCACCATCGCCTTTCTGCAGGGCGGCGACCCGACGCTGGCGCACCGCATCAACACGCGCCAGTTCCTGCCCGAGGGCAAGCGCTTCGAGACCATCGACGCCTACCTGGCCGAGGACGGCGAGGACCCGCTGGCCTGGGCCTTCGGGGCGCTGGGCCTGCAGGACCGCGCCCGCCACCTGGCCACGCTCTACCTGAACGACCTCGCCGACGTGCTGCGCGAGGCGATCGACGAGCGCTTCGAGTTCGTGCGCTATGCCGAGCGCCTGGCCACCGCCCAGCCCAGCTTCGATCCGCTGGCCGAGGCGCTGGCGGCGCCGCCCAATCTGGTGGACGAGACGCTCGCCGCGCTGACGCTGGAGGCCCTGGCCAGGCATGCGCCGCAGCTGGTGCTGCTGTCGGTGCCCTTCCCCGGCGCGGTGTATGCCGCGCTGCGCATCGCCCAGACCATCCGCGCCGCCCACCCCGAGATCAAGCTGGTGCTGGGCGGCGGCTTCGTCAACACCGAGCTGCGCGAGCTGGCCGAGCCGCGCCTGTTCGACCATGTCGACTTCATCACCCTGGACGCCGGCGAACGCCCGTTGCTGGCCTTGCTGGAGCATTTGCAGGGCCAGCGCTCGCAGCAGCGCCTGGTACGCACCTTCGTGCGTGTCGATGGCGCGGTGAAGTACATCAACTTCGTCGAGCCCGACATTCCCTTCGATGCGGTGGGCACGCCCACCTGGGACGGCCTGCCGCTAGGCCAGTACCTGTCGCTGCTGGACATGCTCAACCCGATGAACCGGCTGTGGAGCGACGGGCGCTGGAACAAGCTCACCGTGGCGCATGGCTGCTACTGGAAGAAGTGCAGCTTCTGCGACGTCAGCCTGGACTACATCTCGCGTTACGAGGCCGCCTCGGCCACCACCCTGGTGGACCGGGTCGAGGCCATCGTGGCCGAGACCGGCCAGACCGGCTTCCACTTCGTCGACGAGGCCGCACCGCCCAAGGCGCTGAAGGCCTTCGCGGCCGAGCTGCAGCGGCGCGGCACCAGCATCTCCTGGTGGGGCAATATCCGCTTCGAGAAGACCTTCAGCCCCGAGCTCTGCCAGCAGCTGGCCGACAGCGGCTGCATCGCGATCTCGGGCGGCCTGGAGGTGGCCTCCGACCGGCTGCTGCAGCTGATGAAGAAGGGCGTGTCGGTCGAGCAGGTGGCGCGCGTCACCAAGGGCTTTGCCGATGCCGGCATCCTGGTGCATGCCTACCTGATGTACGGCTTCCCGACCCAGACGGTGCAGGACACGGTGGACGCGCTTGAGTATGTGCGCCAGCTGTTCGAGAACGGCTGCATCCACAGCGGCTTCTTCCACCGCTTCGCCTGCACCGTGCACTCGCCGGTGGGCATGCACCCCGAGGCCTATGGCGTGCAGCTGCGGCCGTTGCCGCCGGGCGCCTTTGCCAAGAACGACGTCGGCTTCATCGACCCGACCGGGGTGGACCACGATCTGCTGGGCAAGGGCCTCAAGAAGGCGATCTACAACTTCATGCACGGCATCGGCGTGGACGAGGATGTGCGCAGCTGGTTCCCCACCAAGGTGCCGCGCACGACCGTGCCGCGCCACAAGATCGCGCGGGCCTTGGCTTAAGGCAGCAGCCGCTCCCAGATCGGCCCACCGTCGTCGATGCGCAAATGGCTGCTGGCGGCAAAGCCCTGCGCCCGCAGTGCGACCATGGCCGCCTGGCCCGCCTCCCCCACCTCACCGGCGGCGGCCTGAGCCGCCTCGCTGAGGAAGGAAAGGTAGAGAGTCTGGCGCGGCAGCAGTGCCGCGAGGTGGCTGCGCCAGGCCTCACCCAGGCGCGCTGCGGCCTCGGCCGCGTCGCCCACGTAGAAGAAGGCGCCCAGGCCCTGCCAGAACGGCGATGCCCCCTGCGCATCGCGCAAGCCGCCCAGCTCCACCACCAGGCGCGTACCGAAGGCCCCGCGCGCATCGGCGATACGGGCCAGTGCCGCCTCGATCAGCAGCCCGAATGCCACATCGGGATCGTGCAAGCCGGGTGCGCAAGCCAGGTCCGCCAGCTCACTCTCGCCGGTATGGTCGTTGCCCAGCAGCAGCGTGGCCTGGCACTGGAACAGGCCCAGCTCCTGCGCGGCGTGCACGGCGCGGCCCAGGTGGTAGCTGTAGCGCGGCAGGTCCAGACCCAAGCGTGCGCGCAACCGCAGGCAGGCCTGCGGCCGCTCGTCGGCGTCGGCCAGCAGCAGCCATTGTTCGCCCTGCGCGAGCGCGGGCTGCACCAGCGCGCCGGTTTGATTGCGCCATTGCGCCAACACGGCGGCGTCGCTGGCTTCGCGCCAGGGGCGCAGGTGCAGCGCCGCGTTCATGCGGCCCTCCCGGCGTCCGGCCACAGCGGTGAAGCGCTGAGCCTGGCACCACTCATCGCGCCGAGGCGCTGCGCCGCCTCATGACCGGGGGCCAGGTCTTGCGTGCCGGGCGGCAGTTGCGCCAGCACCGCGGCGAACTGCTCGCGCTGAGGCCTGACGAGCAGATGCCAGGCGCCCTCCCCCTGGCCTATGCCGCCCTCGCGCACGCGCAGCTCGCGCGCAAGGCGCACACTGCGCAGCAGGGCCAGGCTGGCTTCCACGGTCGGGCCGCCATCGAAGATGTCCACATAGGTGTCGGCATCGAAACCCTCGTCCAGCAGGATGGAGAAGGGCAGCTCGCCCACCGGATGCAGCTGCCCGATGGCCCATTGCGCCGCCTCGGGCAGCAAGGGCACATAGATCGGCGAATGCGGCATCAGGTCGGCGATGAAGGCCTTGCTGCGGCCACCGGTGACGGCCTCGGCCTGCGGGTAATCCATATTGAAGAAACGCCGGCCCACCGCGTCCCAGAACGGGCTCTGCCCGGCCGCGTTGGACAGCCCCGGGCTTTCCGCCGCAATGCGCTCGTTGAAGCGCTCGGCACAGGCCTGGATGAAGAGCAGGCGCGCCCGCGACAGCAGCTGCGCCGCCGGGCCTTGCTCATAGGCCGGCTCCAGGTAGAAGGAGGTCAGCAAGGTGTAGCCGGTCAGGTCATGGCAGAGATGCAGGGTGTGCATGCGCTGGCTCACGCCCAGCGCCGCCGAGGCGTGCACGACGAACTCGTTGCGGTAGCTGTAGAAGCGATCGTGGAAACCGGCGCTGGCGGCGATGCCGCTGCTGCCCACCACCCGGCCGACGCTGCGGTCCTCCAGCACGAACAGATAGGTTTCCTCGCCGCTGGCGGCATCGCGGCTGGCAAAGGCCTGCAAGGAGCGCGCAATGCGCTCGGCCAGCTTGTCGCGGTCATGCGGCAGCGAGCTGATGCCATGCTCGCTGGCCGCGGCAATGCGCTCCAGGGCCGGCAGGTCGCTCATGGCCACGGGCCTGAGCAGGAGGTCGAGGGGGCTGGTCATGGTGTGCTGTCTTTCGGCGCGCTCAACTCGCGCCAGGCCGCCGCCCGCTGGCTGCGCTCGTCGCGCGGCGTGTTGCCGAACAGGGACTTGTAGGCATGGGAGAAATGCGGCCCCGAGGAAAAGCCGCAGGACAGTCCGATCTGCAGTATCGATTGGCTGGATTGTTGCAGCAGCCGCCGCGCGCGCTGCAGGCGCAGCTCGACGTAGTAGCGCGAAGGCAGCGCGTCCAGATACTGCTTGAAAAGCCGCTCCAGCTGGCGCCTCGACACCCCCACCAGGCGGGCCACCTCCTCGGTGGGCAGGGGCTCGGCGAGGTTGGCTTCCATCAGCGCCAGCGCCTCGGCCAGCTTGGGGCTGCCGCTACCCAGTCGTTCGGAGACGGCGACGCGCTGGCGCTCGCCGCCCGCGCGCGCGCGCTCCAGCCCCAGCAGCGGGGTCAGCTCTTGGCCCAGACGCTCGCCATGCAGGCGGCTCAGCCAGGCCAGCATCAGATCCAGGCTGGCGGTGCCACCGGCGCAGCTCAGGCGCAAAGCCTGAGCCTCGCCACTGATCTCCCAGACGTGGCGCGTCCACACCACCGCCGGGTGGGCGCTCATCAGGGCGTCGGCCAGGGGCCAGTCGACGGTGGCGCGCTGGCCGTCCAGCAGGCCGGCTGCCGCCAGCAGGGCGGCACCGCCGTCCACCCCGCCCAGGGTGCAGCCGGCATCCGCGAGCTGGCGCCAGGCCAGCAACTGCGCAGGCAGCAGCGGTGCACCCTCGCCGGCCACCACGAAAAGGGCATGCCAGGCCCGCTGCTCATCCAGCGGCTCGGTCTGCAGCAGGCTGCCGTTGGCCGCGGCCACCGGGCCGCCCTGGAGCGAGACTGCATGGGCCTGGTATGCCACCTCGTTCTGCAACTCGTTGGCGAGCTGCAGCGCGTCCAGCACGCCACTGGCCGCCAGCATGGAAAAGCCAGGCAGCAGCAGAACGGCACAGGGGCGGGACGGCAGGCTCACGGGTGCACTGTACTCAACGCCAGCCGATCAGCGAGGGCACGGCCAGCAGCCCCAGCGCCATCAGCAGATAGGCCAGCTGCAGCGGCAGCATCCAGCGCGCCCATTTGCTCCAGGGCACGCCGGCCAGCGCCAGCACACCGACGGTGATGCCCGAGGTTGGGATCACCGGCGTGGTGAGTTCGCCCAACTGGAAGGCCAGGATGGCGGTCTGGCGGCTCACCCCCACCAGGTCCGCCAGGGGCGCCATGATGGGCATGGTGAGCGCAGCCTGTCCGGTGCCCGAGTGGATGAAGAAGTTGATCACCGACTGGATCAGGAACATCTTCTGCGCCGCGATGATGGGGCTGGCTGAAGCCACGAAGGGCGTCAGCGCGTGCAGCAAGGTGTCGATGATCTGGCCCTCGCGCATCAGGATCACCGTGCCCTTGGCCAGTGCGATCACCAGCGCGGTACTGACCAGGTCCTTGGCGCCATGCATGAAGGCGGCCACCCAGGCGTCGGGCTGCAGGCGCCCCACCAGCCCGACCAGCAGGGCCATCACCAGGAACAGCGCCGCGATCTCCTCGATGTACCAGTTGAAGCGGATCACGCCGAAGATCATTGTGGCCAGCGTGGCCACGAAGATCAGCAGCACCAGCTTGTGCGTGCGGCGCATGCCGGCGAAGTTCTCGAAGCCCGCCAGGTCGAGCTCGCGGCGGCGCGCCTGATCCTGCTCAAAACAGGGGCTGAGCTCGGGCTGGCGCCGGATGCGCGCCGCGTACCACATCAGGAAGGCGATGGTGACGGCGGTGGCCACCAGCCAGACCAGCAGCCGGTAGCCGATGCCCGAGAACAGGGGCACGCCGGCAATGCCCTGGGCCACGCCCACGTTGAAGGGATTGAGAAAGGCGGAGGCAAAGCCGATCTGCGAGCCGACGAAGGGAATCGCGATGCCCACGATGCTGTCGTACCTGAGCGCCAGCGCCAGCGGGATGAAGATCAACACGAACGGGATGGCCTCCTCGGCCATGCCGAAGGTGGCGCCGCCCAGCGAGAACAGCACCACGAACACCGGGATCAGCGCCGCCCGCACCAAGGGAGAGCGGGTATGGGCCTGGGCGACCGACTTGATCATCGCGTCGATCGCCTCGGTCTTCTGCAGCACCGCGAAGGCCCCGCCCACGATGAGCACGAAGCCGATGATCAGCGCCGCCTCCACAAAGCCCTTGATGGGCGCCATCATCAGCGCCACCGGGCCCTGCGGCCGCCCTTCGATGGCATGGAAGGAGCCCGGCACGATCAGCTTCTTGCCGTCCACCAGCTGGGTGTCGAACTGACCACCGGGCACCAGCCAGGTGGCCAGGGCAATCAGCGCCAACAGGCTGAACAGCAGCACAAAGGTATTGGGGAACTTGAGCTTCATGAGTTTGTCTCAGAGCGAGAGCAGCTTGCCGCTGCGATAGGCCTGCTGGCCGGCGATCTTGGCCACGCGCATGCCGCGTGAGGCATAGCGCCTGGCCACGCGGGCGAACAGGGTGCCGGTGACACCGGCCAGCAGCGGCGTGGTCTGATCGGTGAGAGGGTCCAGCAGCTCGGCGATCGGCTCGCCAACCTGCACCGCGTCACCCGGCGCTTTGAGGAACACCAGCAAGCCGCTGTGGGGCGCGGTGATGGGCTCGACGCCCTCCAGCGGCGTGGCCTCGCAGAGCGCTGCCGGCAGGGGCGCGGCGCGGCCGTCGACCAGGCCCTCGTACCGCAACCATTCAATCAGGGCCCCGGCATCGCGTGTCGCCAGCCCGTGCTCGACCTCAACCTCGCCGCGCAGCTCCACGGTGGCCGCAAAGCAGGCCTGCGCGATCGGAAAGCGCCCCGCGAAGTGGGCGCCGAGCTCCCACCA
This portion of the Paucibacter sediminis genome encodes:
- a CDS encoding HU family DNA-binding protein, producing MNKTELIEHLASKHELTKAEAGRILETLLDAVVTTVKKGGAVSIPGFGSFKQHARAARTGVNPSTGDKIKIAAAKLPKFTPGAGFKAAVDPKAAARKAAKAEAKPAKAAAKPAAKPAKKAAKK
- a CDS encoding B12-binding domain-containing radical SAM protein; its protein translation is MSASSLRVLSLIPPMTQLNTPYPSTAYLTGFLRSRGVPATQQDLALGLVLKLFSRAGLQAMRTRVQALPAARQTLQLQNFEAQFERYLATIAPTIAFLQGGDPTLAHRINTRQFLPEGKRFETIDAYLAEDGEDPLAWAFGALGLQDRARHLATLYLNDLADVLREAIDERFEFVRYAERLATAQPSFDPLAEALAAPPNLVDETLAALTLEALARHAPQLVLLSVPFPGAVYAALRIAQTIRAAHPEIKLVLGGGFVNTELRELAEPRLFDHVDFITLDAGERPLLALLEHLQGQRSQQRLVRTFVRVDGAVKYINFVEPDIPFDAVGTPTWDGLPLGQYLSLLDMLNPMNRLWSDGRWNKLTVAHGCYWKKCSFCDVSLDYISRYEAASATTLVDRVEAIVAETGQTGFHFVDEAAPPKALKAFAAELQRRGTSISWWGNIRFEKTFSPELCQQLADSGCIAISGGLEVASDRLLQLMKKGVSVEQVARVTKGFADAGILVHAYLMYGFPTQTVQDTVDALEYVRQLFENGCIHSGFFHRFACTVHSPVGMHPEAYGVQLRPLPPGAFAKNDVGFIDPTGVDHDLLGKGLKKAIYNFMHGIGVDEDVRSWFPTKVPRTTVPRHKIARALA
- a CDS encoding arginine N-succinyltransferase; this translates as MNAALHLRPWREASDAAVLAQWRNQTGALVQPALAQGEQWLLLADADERPQACLRLRARLGLDLPRYSYHLGRAVHAAQELGLFQCQATLLLGNDHTGESELADLACAPGLHDPDVAFGLLIEAALARIADARGAFGTRLVVELGGLRDAQGASPFWQGLGAFFYVGDAAEAAARLGEAWRSHLAALLPRQTLYLSFLSEAAQAAAGEVGEAGQAAMVALRAQGFAASSHLRIDDGGPIWERLLP
- a CDS encoding arginine N-succinyltransferase, which produces MTSPLDLLLRPVAMSDLPALERIAAASEHGISSLPHDRDKLAERIARSLQAFASRDAASGEETYLFVLEDRSVGRVVGSSGIAASAGFHDRFYSYRNEFVVHASAALGVSQRMHTLHLCHDLTGYTLLTSFYLEPAYEQGPAAQLLSRARLLFIQACAERFNERIAAESPGLSNAAGQSPFWDAVGRRFFNMDYPQAEAVTGGRSKAFIADLMPHSPIYVPLLPEAAQWAIGQLHPVGELPFSILLDEGFDADTYVDIFDGGPTVEASLALLRSVRLARELRVREGGIGQGEGAWHLLVRPQREQFAAVLAQLPPGTQDLAPGHEAAQRLGAMSGARLSASPLWPDAGRAA
- a CDS encoding GlxA family transcriptional regulator — encoded protein: MSLPSRPCAVLLLPGFSMLAASGVLDALQLANELQNEVAYQAHAVSLQGGPVAAANGSLLQTEPLDEQRAWHALFVVAGEGAPLLPAQLLAWRQLADAGCTLGGVDGGAALLAAAGLLDGQRATVDWPLADALMSAHPAVVWTRHVWEISGEAQALRLSCAGGTASLDLMLAWLSRLHGERLGQELTPLLGLERARAGGERQRVAVSERLGSGSPKLAEALALMEANLAEPLPTEEVARLVGVSRRQLERLFKQYLDALPSRYYVELRLQRARRLLQQSSQSILQIGLSCGFSSGPHFSHAYKSLFGNTPRDERSQRAAAWRELSAPKDSTP
- a CDS encoding YfcC family protein, with the translated sequence MKLKFPNTFVLLFSLLALIALATWLVPGGQFDTQLVDGKKLIVPGSFHAIEGRPQGPVALMMAPIKGFVEAALIIGFVLIVGGAFAVLQKTEAIDAMIKSVAQAHTRSPLVRAALIPVFVVLFSLGGATFGMAEEAIPFVLIFIPLALALRYDSIVGIAIPFVGSQIGFASAFLNPFNVGVAQGIAGVPLFSGIGYRLLVWLVATAVTIAFLMWYAARIRRQPELSPCFEQDQARRRELDLAGFENFAGMRRTHKLVLLIFVATLATMIFGVIRFNWYIEEIAALFLVMALLVGLVGRLQPDAWVAAFMHGAKDLVSTALVIALAKGTVILMREGQIIDTLLHALTPFVASASPIIAAQKMFLIQSVINFFIHSGTGQAALTMPIMAPLADLVGVSRQTAILAFQLGELTTPVIPTSGITVGVLALAGVPWSKWARWMLPLQLAYLLMALGLLAVPSLIGWR